The Siniperca chuatsi isolate FFG_IHB_CAS linkage group LG9, ASM2008510v1, whole genome shotgun sequence genome includes a region encoding these proteins:
- the LOC122881155 gene encoding NACHT, LRR and PYD domains-containing protein 3-like isoform X3: MVFESKAMAFVKQALRTHQKVLSAKHKGLFEEDEQEDVIDGQPVEFDDETSEAALKIALHILRTMNEDEHAHILEQSHYGELVMYQKKLKSSMKRKNKNLFEEITTQQWPVPLKKIYTKLYLIVGGSGEVNNEHEVRQIETAFNKRESRETLIKCEDIFKPLPNQQGKPIRTVLTKGIAGIGKTVLAQKFMLDWSEEKANQDIQLLFSLPFRELNLLKNKKRNLMELLYDFSPGLKESGIKDLKMCKVLFILDGLDECRLPLDFKGNENCYDPTQSASVDVLLTNLIVGKLLPKANLWITTRPAAASCIPQQYVDRMTEIRGFNNLQKEQYFHKKIDDENLARRVIANIKSTRSLYIMCHVPVFCWISSIVLGKMCAKAGGGKMPRTLTQMYIHFLAHQTAQMHDKYCEEQQLDYWGNNVMMSLGKLAFQQLEKGNLIFYEDDLRDCGIDVKEASVYSGVCTQVFREESWMQHKVFCFVHLSVQEFLAALYVHVLYKVSGLNLLIKEPEQMAQTKPVSELHKAAVDRALQSDNGHLDLFLRFLLGLSLESSRGLLRGLKIQVETCDSQSHEETIKYIKEKINQILHPEKYVNLFHCLNELNDHSLVEEIQSHLDSDRDLVMDECSAAQWAALVFVLLTSPEKPEEIHLKKYSRREDGLLKLLPAIKASRSAMLNDCNLTADCCQELSSTLSSSSNAINHLNLSDNSLQDSGIELLCTGLHAQHCRLKTLRLNRCSLTQRCCEKLASVLCCPSLHLRELDLSDNDIEDSGVQLLSTGLGNVCCKLETLRLSFCNITEKGCGFLASAVKSNPSHLSELDLSYNHLGKSGVKLISKALEEGRCELTKLRVDHNAEHWFKPGLRQYACALTMDPNTAHKLLVLSDDQQMVSQVREKQPYPDHPDRFDYWAQVLSQQGLMSRCYWEVEWEGKWAGIGVTYKGIGRKGPDNDCVMGYNGISWSLHCSVKGYRAYHNFESIVLRVPLGGSRGLAVYLDWEAGILSFYRVSPRRSLTHLHTFSTKFTEPLYPVFRVWGKGSSVRLCQVK, encoded by the exons ATG GTGTTTGAATCTAAAGCTATGGCTTTTGTAAAGCAAGCTCTGAGAACCCATCAGAAGGTCCTTTCTGCAAAACACAAAGGATTGTTTGAGGAAGACGAGCAGGAGGACGTTATTGATGGTCAGCCGGTTGAGTTTGATGATGAAACAAGTGAAGCAGCCCTGAAGATTGCCCTCCATATCTTGAGGACCATGAATGAGGATGAACATGCTCACATACTTGAGCAAA GTCATTATGGAGAACTTGTCATGTACcaaaagaaactaaaatcttccatgaagaggaaaaataagaaCTTATTTGAAGAGATAACTACACAGCAGTGGCCTGTGCCTCTTAAAAAGATTTATACCAAGCTCTATCTGATAGTGGGGGGCAGTGGAGAGGTCAACAATGAACATGAAGTAAGACAAATTGAGACAGCATTCAACAAACGGGAGTCTAGGGAAACTCTGATCAAGTGTGAGGACATCTTCAAGCCCTTACCCAACCAACAAGGCAAACCAATCAGAACGGTGCTCACCAAGGGGATAGCAGGCATCGGCAAAACTGTGTTGGCACAGAAGTTCATGCTGGACTGGTCAGAGGAAAAGGCCAATCAAGATATCCAGCTCCTGTTTTCACTTCCTTTTAGGGAGCTGAAtttgcttaaaaataaaaaaagaaatttgatgGAGCTCCTGTATGACTTCTCTCCAGGCCTGAAAGAATCTGGAATCAAAGACCTGAAGATGTGCAAAGTTCTGTTTATACTGGATGGTCTTGATGAGTGCAGACTCCCTCTGGATTTTAAGGGAAATGAGAACTGTTATGATCCTACACAGTCAgcctcagtggatgtgctgctgacaaacctcattgTAGGTAAACTGCTACCAAAAGCTAATCTGTGGATAACTACCCGACCTGCTGCAGCCAGCTGCATCCCTCAACAGTATGTTGACCGCATGACTGAGATACGAGGCTTCAACAACCTACAGAAGGAGCAGTACTTCCACAAGAAGATTGATGATGAAAACTTAGCCCGAAGAGTAATCGCAAACATAAAGTCAACAAGAAGTCTCTACATCATGTGCCATGTGCCGGTGTTTTGCTGGATTTCCTCTATTGTCCTGGGAAAAATGTGTGCcaaagcaggaggaggaaaaatGCCAAGGACTTTGACTCAGATGTACATCCACTTCCTGGCACATCAGACCGCGCAGATGCATGACAAGTACTGCGAAGAACAACAACTGGACTACTGGGGGAATAACGTGATGATGTCACTTGGAAAGTTGGCCTTCCAGCAGCTGGAGAAAGGCAACCTGATCTTCTACGAGGACGATCTTAGAGACTGTGGTATAGATGTCAAAGAAGCGTCTGTCTACTCAGGAGTTTGCACTCAAGTCTTTAGGGAAGAGTCCTGGATGCAGCATAAAGTCTTCTGCTTtgtgcacctgtctgtccaAGAGTTTCTCGCAGCTTTGTACGTCCATGTGTTGTACAAGGTCAGTGGTCTAAACCTGTTGATCAAAGAACCTGAACAGATGGCCCAAACCAAGCCTGTATCCGAATTGCACAAAGCTGCAGTTGACAGAGCCTTACAAAGTGACAACGGCCACCTGGATCTCTTCCTGCGTTTCCTCCTTGGACTCTCTCTGGAGTCCAGTCGGGGTCTGCTCAGAGGCCTGAAGATTCAGGTAGAAACCTGCGACTCCCAAAGTCACGAGGAAACCATCAAGTACATCAAGgagaaaataaatcagattCTTCATCCAGAGAAGTATGTCAATCTcttccactgtctgaatgaGTTAAACGACCACTCTCTGGTGGAGGAGATCCAGAGCCACTTGGACTCTGACCGAGACTTGGTGATGGACGAGTGCTCTGCAGCTCAGTGGGCAGCTCTGGTCTTTGTGTTGCTGACCTCACCGGAGAAGCCAGAGGAGATCCACCTCAAGAAATACTCCAGAAGAGAAGACGGCCTTCTCAAGCTCTTACCAGCCATCAAAGCATCCAGATCAGCAAT GTTAAATGATTGTAATCTCACTGCAGACTGCTGTCAGGAGCTGTCCTCCACTCTCAGCTCAAGCTCTAAtgcgattaatcatttaaacttAAGTGACAACAGCTTACAAGACTCAGGAATcgagcttctctgcactggacTCCATGCCCAACACTGCAGACTGAAGACACTCCG GCTGAACCGATGCAGTCTCACCCAGCGATGCTGTGAAAAGCTGGCTTCAGTCCTGTGCTGTCCCTCATTACATCTtcgagagctggacctgagtgaTAACGACATTGAAGACTCAGGAGTGCAGCTGCTCTCCACCGGACTGGGAAATGTGTGCTGTAAACTGGAGACCCTCAG GTTGTCGTTCTGCAACATCACAGAGAAAGGTTGTGGTTTCTTGGCCTCAGCAGTGAAGTCCAACCCATCCCACCTGAGCGAGCTGGACCTGAGTTACAATCACCTAGGAAAGTCGGGGGTGAAGCTCATCTCTAAAGCTCTGGAGGAAGGACGATGTGAATTAACTAAACTCAG AGTTGACCACAATGCAGAACACTGGTTTAAACCAGGACTGAGACAAT ATGCATGTGCGCTTACAATGGATCCTAACACTGCTCATAAACTCCTCGTCCTCTCTGACGACCAACAAATGGTTAGCCAGGTCAGAGAAAAGCAGCCATATCCTGATCACCCTGACAGGTTTGACTACTGGGCCCAAGTCCTGTCCCAGCAGGGCCTGATGAGCcgctgttactgggaggtggagtggGAAGGAAAATGGGCCGGGATCGGAGTGACCTACAAGGGCATCGGTCGCAAGGGGCCTGACAATGACTGTGTGATGGGATACAATGGAATATCTTGGAGTCTGCATTGTTCTGTTAAAGGCTACCGCGCTTATCATAACTTCGAGAGCATCGTCCTTCGTGTCCCGTTAGGTGGTTCTCGTGGACTGGCTGTCTATCTGGACTGGGAGGCTGGCATCCTGTCCTTCTACAGAGTTTCTCCTAGAAGGTCGCTGACACACCTGCACACCTTCTCCACCAAATTCACTGAGCCTCTCTACCCAGTTTTCAGGGTGTGGGGTAAGGGCTCATCAGTGAGGCTGTGTCAGGTGAAATAA